Proteins co-encoded in one Rhodococcus sp. PAMC28707 genomic window:
- the aztB gene encoding zinc ABC transporter permease AztB, translating into MDWLLDPLAVSFVQRALFAGMLVSILCALVGTWVVLRGMAFLSDAISHGMLPGVAIAYLMSANLMVGAAASAVVMIGGVAWVSRNSSLSEDTGIGLLFVGMLALGVVIVSRARSFAVDLTAFLFGDVLSATYTDLVFLAFAAAFASTVSVVAYRPFVALVFDERKAQTFGFRPRLTHVVLLGLVVLAVVASFRIVGTLLVFGLLVAPSATAYLFGRSIVQSMIIATLLGWSATVIGLVVSWNANTAAGATIAGLAVLQFFVIAAVKSSREASRAKQAEGQLMGPTDGTRPVNLKRFSEEF; encoded by the coding sequence GTGGACTGGCTACTAGACCCCCTGGCGGTTTCTTTCGTGCAGCGTGCCCTTTTTGCCGGCATGCTTGTGTCGATCCTGTGCGCACTCGTCGGCACCTGGGTCGTGTTGCGCGGCATGGCATTTCTCAGCGATGCGATCTCGCATGGAATGTTGCCCGGTGTTGCAATCGCCTATTTGATGAGCGCTAATCTGATGGTCGGTGCCGCCGCGAGCGCGGTGGTGATGATCGGGGGAGTGGCATGGGTGTCGCGCAACTCGTCCCTTTCGGAGGACACCGGCATCGGACTGCTCTTCGTCGGCATGCTTGCACTCGGGGTCGTCATCGTCTCGCGGGCGCGGTCTTTCGCCGTCGATCTGACGGCCTTCCTATTCGGCGACGTGCTTTCCGCGACATATACGGACTTGGTGTTCCTCGCGTTCGCAGCCGCGTTCGCGTCGACTGTGTCCGTCGTCGCCTATCGACCCTTCGTCGCGCTCGTCTTCGACGAACGTAAAGCGCAGACGTTCGGCTTCAGGCCCCGCCTGACGCACGTGGTTTTGCTGGGGCTCGTCGTGCTGGCAGTCGTGGCATCGTTCCGCATCGTCGGGACGCTGCTCGTGTTCGGCTTGCTTGTCGCACCATCGGCAACCGCGTACCTGTTCGGCCGCTCGATCGTGCAGTCGATGATTATTGCGACGCTGCTCGGGTGGTCGGCCACAGTGATCGGTCTCGTTGTGTCTTGGAACGCGAACACCGCAGCGGGCGCCACCATTGCCGGTCTGGCGGTGTTGCAGTTCTTCGTGATCGCGGCCGTGAAATCGAGTCGGGAAGCTTCGAGAGCAAAGCAGGCGGAGGGGCAGCTGATGGGGCCGACCGACGGCACTCGACCCGTGAATCTCAAACGCTTCAGTGAGGAGTTTTGA
- the aztC gene encoding zinc ABC transporter substrate-binding protein AztC, producing the protein MKRIVLLVLLLVGVSAGCADSGAADKPTVVVTTNILGDITSNIVGEQAEVLVLMPPNSDPHSFEISASEAAQVESAELLIANGLGLEGGVANTIEAARSEGVDVVEAGPAADPIAYVTGQSAGVQDPHVWTDPNRMRAVVDLIRDAVKDSVEGVDKSAIDSAATQYGAQLVELDKRMGERFGMIAPDKRTLVTNHHVFGYLADRYDFEIIGAIIPSGTTLASPSASDLSDLAGTVRAAGVRTIFVDSSQPDRLAQVMASEAGVDIGVVELYTESLGDENSAASTYLDMMEYNSTMVASGLS; encoded by the coding sequence ATGAAAAGGATAGTGCTGCTGGTTCTTCTGCTCGTTGGTGTCTCGGCTGGATGCGCAGACTCGGGTGCTGCCGACAAGCCGACCGTGGTGGTCACGACGAACATTCTCGGTGACATCACGTCGAACATCGTCGGTGAGCAGGCCGAGGTACTGGTATTGATGCCGCCCAATTCGGATCCGCACTCGTTCGAAATCTCGGCGTCGGAGGCCGCGCAGGTCGAGTCGGCTGAGCTGTTGATAGCCAATGGCCTCGGGTTGGAGGGCGGCGTTGCAAACACAATCGAGGCCGCACGCTCCGAGGGCGTGGATGTCGTCGAAGCAGGGCCGGCCGCCGACCCCATCGCGTACGTGACCGGGCAGTCGGCGGGAGTGCAGGACCCACATGTATGGACCGACCCGAACCGAATGCGTGCGGTGGTCGACTTGATCCGCGATGCGGTGAAGGATTCGGTAGAGGGGGTGGACAAGTCCGCAATCGATTCTGCTGCTACGCAATACGGTGCGCAGCTCGTCGAACTCGACAAGCGTATGGGCGAACGATTCGGAATGATCGCACCGGACAAGCGCACACTGGTGACCAACCATCACGTGTTCGGCTACCTCGCCGATCGATACGACTTCGAGATCATCGGAGCGATAATTCCGAGTGGCACGACACTGGCCTCGCCCAGTGCATCGGACCTCTCCGACCTGGCTGGGACGGTGCGTGCAGCAGGGGTGAGAACGATATTCGTCGACTCCTCGCAGCCCGACCGGTTGGCGCAGGTCATGGCGTCGGAGGCCGGCGTGGACATCGGGGTGGTCGAGTTGTACACCGAATCGTTGGGTGACGAGAACTCCGCGGCGTCGACGTACCTGGACATGATGGAGTACAACTCGACGATGGTCGCGTCTGGCCTGTCCTAG
- the aztD gene encoding zinc metallochaperone AztD produces the protein MKFIRSYRNLGVVVALGTSVALLAACSSEAGTEAESVDAATETAAVQSNSEPQPRLATSYDGGVLILDATTLETVEDISGIEGFTRLNPAGDGRHLVVSGSGAFTALDAGTWTDRSQSYTSTPALTDIEFDATTPGHVVRHDGKTVLFDDGTGKVEMFESAALLKGSKPEVESYTTPEAHHGVAVALSDGSLLTTIGNEDERAGIVVLDADRKEIARNEECPGVHGEAVAADETVVVGCEDGVLIYRDGEIRKVQSPDAYGRIGNQAGDEDSPILLGDYKSDPDAELERPTRVSLTDTASGELTLVDLGTSYTFRSLGRGPDGEAIVLGTDGALHIIDVDTKAVAETIPVVDAWEEPVKWQEPRPALFVQDGIAYVSDPAGNAVHAVDLATGEVSTSGELAHTPNELTGVTGVTGR, from the coding sequence ATGAAATTTATTCGTTCGTATCGCAACCTCGGCGTGGTTGTCGCGCTGGGCACTTCGGTCGCGCTTCTCGCGGCCTGCTCGTCCGAAGCCGGCACGGAAGCGGAGTCTGTCGACGCCGCTACCGAAACGGCTGCTGTACAGTCCAATTCGGAGCCGCAACCGCGGCTGGCCACCAGTTACGACGGTGGCGTCCTGATCCTCGACGCCACAACGCTCGAGACGGTCGAGGACATCTCCGGTATCGAAGGTTTCACTCGGCTCAACCCGGCCGGCGACGGACGGCACCTTGTGGTCAGCGGTTCGGGGGCATTCACCGCCCTCGACGCCGGGACATGGACCGACCGTTCGCAGTCCTACACGTCCACGCCCGCACTGACCGACATCGAATTCGATGCAACCACCCCGGGACACGTCGTGCGGCACGACGGCAAGACGGTGCTCTTCGATGACGGCACCGGCAAGGTCGAGATGTTCGAGTCGGCCGCGCTGCTGAAAGGCAGCAAGCCCGAAGTCGAGAGCTACACGACGCCGGAGGCTCATCATGGTGTCGCCGTGGCGCTCTCGGATGGCTCACTGCTCACCACCATCGGAAATGAAGACGAGCGCGCGGGCATCGTCGTGCTCGATGCCGATCGCAAGGAGATCGCCCGGAACGAGGAATGCCCGGGCGTGCACGGTGAAGCTGTTGCCGCTGATGAGACCGTAGTCGTGGGATGCGAGGACGGCGTGCTCATCTACCGTGACGGCGAAATTCGCAAGGTACAGAGTCCGGACGCCTACGGCCGAATCGGAAATCAGGCCGGCGACGAGGACTCACCGATCCTGCTCGGTGACTACAAGAGCGATCCTGATGCCGAGCTGGAGCGTCCGACCCGCGTGTCGTTGACCGACACCGCCTCGGGTGAGCTCACGCTGGTAGACCTCGGCACCAGCTACACCTTCCGTTCTCTCGGCCGCGGACCGGACGGGGAAGCGATCGTGCTCGGCACCGACGGAGCGCTCCATATCATCGACGTCGACACGAAGGCCGTCGCCGAGACGATACCGGTCGTCGATGCCTGGGAAGAGCCCGTCAAGTGGCAGGAACCGCGTCCGGCGTTGTTCGTGCAGGACGGCATCGCGTATGTGTCGGATCCGGCCGGCAACGCAGTCCACGCAGTGGATCTGGCAACCGGCGAAGTTTCGACTTCCGGCGAACTGGCCCACACGCCCAACGAGCTGACCGGGGTCACCGGGGTCACCGGGAGGTAG
- a CDS encoding ElyC/SanA/YdcF family protein, with protein MIRAVIAAIGVVLAIVLASAAWVAAVSFGRVHDVADAPDAPVVIVLGSQVRDGKPMKFLSGRLDAAIEIYDSGRARAILVSGDAHGHSGNEIAAMTEYLVDAGIDRDKIVGDDYGLDTFDTCARASDTFGVSRALIVSQGLHVSRAVALCRDAGIDAHGIDADCECNWLAVVRNYAREWLARPKAVLDLLSGRPPAVVTPPDESLTAASRG; from the coding sequence ATGATTCGTGCGGTCATCGCGGCGATCGGAGTGGTCCTCGCTATCGTCCTGGCATCGGCCGCCTGGGTCGCTGCAGTGTCGTTCGGCCGTGTTCACGATGTCGCGGACGCACCGGATGCGCCGGTGGTCATCGTGCTCGGCTCGCAAGTCCGAGACGGCAAGCCGATGAAGTTTCTCTCCGGACGGCTCGATGCCGCCATCGAGATCTACGACTCCGGGAGAGCACGGGCGATTCTGGTGTCCGGCGACGCACATGGCCACTCGGGCAACGAGATCGCGGCGATGACAGAGTATCTCGTCGACGCCGGAATCGATCGCGACAAGATCGTCGGTGACGACTACGGTCTCGATACCTTCGACACCTGCGCCCGTGCGTCGGACACGTTCGGTGTCAGCCGGGCACTGATCGTCAGCCAGGGTCTGCACGTGTCACGTGCCGTCGCACTGTGCCGGGACGCAGGGATCGATGCGCACGGGATCGACGCCGACTGCGAATGCAACTGGCTGGCAGTCGTCCGGAACTATGCGCGCGAGTGGTTGGCCCGCCCCAAAGCGGTCCTCGACCTACTCTCCGGGCGCCCGCCCGCCGTCGTCACGCCCCCGGACGAATCGCTCACAGCGGCGTCCCGGGGCTGA
- a CDS encoding CoA ester lyase, with protein sequence MTTALTYLYVPGDVPSRFDKALASGADAVVLDLEDAVAVANKDYARATVAEWIAGCDPGGVEIWVRVNPGSLDDIRAVAHPHVTGIWLPKVESATDVEVVDALLRSIAPHAAVSALIETAGGLFEALAIARAPRMKFLQIGEVDLAAELGIEVGDGSSLLVARSHIVAASIAAGISPPPAAVSRNFRDEAAFEADTATLAGLGFIGRACIHPAQLAPTRRIFTPTAEAVMEAEAVLSTLDSAASGVATDARGFLIDEAVAKRARRIVERARS encoded by the coding sequence GTGACCACCGCGCTGACGTACCTGTACGTTCCTGGCGATGTACCGAGTCGCTTCGACAAGGCCCTCGCATCCGGTGCGGATGCGGTGGTACTGGATCTCGAGGACGCGGTTGCCGTCGCGAACAAAGACTATGCACGTGCAACGGTGGCGGAATGGATTGCGGGGTGCGATCCAGGCGGAGTCGAGATCTGGGTTCGGGTCAATCCTGGATCTCTCGACGATATTCGTGCGGTCGCCCACCCACATGTGACCGGAATCTGGCTACCCAAAGTCGAATCCGCGACAGATGTCGAGGTTGTAGACGCGCTGTTGAGGAGCATCGCTCCCCACGCCGCTGTGTCGGCCTTGATCGAAACCGCGGGTGGATTGTTCGAGGCTCTCGCGATTGCACGTGCGCCTCGAATGAAGTTCTTGCAAATCGGTGAAGTCGATCTGGCAGCAGAACTTGGCATCGAGGTCGGCGACGGTTCCTCACTGCTGGTCGCGCGCAGCCACATCGTCGCGGCCAGCATTGCCGCCGGCATCTCCCCGCCACCTGCAGCGGTGTCCAGAAACTTCCGCGACGAAGCAGCATTCGAGGCCGATACCGCGACATTGGCAGGTCTCGGCTTCATCGGGCGAGCATGCATCCACCCGGCTCAGCTCGCGCCTACTCGGCGCATCTTCACACCCACGGCTGAGGCCGTTATGGAGGCCGAAGCAGTATTGAGCACACTCGACTCGGCGGCCTCCGGCGTTGCCACCGATGCACGTGGATTCCTCATCGATGAGGCCGTCGCGAAGCGTGCGCGCCGAATCGTAGAACGCGCACGGAGCTGA
- a CDS encoding acyl-CoA dehydrogenase family protein has product MDFTYNEQQLNFRKALRHFVDKEIIPVANEWEKTGRYPTEIVEHMKAMGLFGITTPEEYGGIDLDKVSFTLVYEELARGWMGVAGILGSHNLSCWMINKHGTEEQKRALLPKLASGEYRTGVGLTEPGAGTDLQGIKTTAKRDGDHYIVNGAKTWITNARHANVLPVLVKTDTSTTPAHKGMSLLLIDTDTDGFEVQRDMGKLGYKGTESCEIALTDVRVPVDALLGGVEGRGLQQALSGLEIGRLNIAGRSVGIAQAAYDAALAYAKERTAFGQPIAEFQAIQLKIADIATQLQAARLMTYWAASQADSGKRVDMEAGMAKYFASETAITASLEAMRIHGGYGYSTEFVVERLYRDAPLMAIGEGTNDIMRTVIAKSLVAGTGVIG; this is encoded by the coding sequence GTGGATTTCACGTACAATGAACAACAGCTCAATTTCCGTAAAGCACTGCGCCACTTCGTCGACAAAGAAATCATCCCCGTCGCGAACGAGTGGGAGAAGACCGGCCGCTACCCCACCGAAATCGTCGAGCACATGAAGGCAATGGGACTATTCGGAATCACGACCCCCGAAGAATACGGTGGTATCGACCTCGACAAGGTGTCGTTCACCCTCGTCTACGAGGAACTTGCTCGCGGCTGGATGGGCGTCGCAGGCATCCTCGGCAGCCATAATCTCTCGTGCTGGATGATCAACAAGCACGGCACCGAAGAGCAGAAGCGAGCGTTGCTCCCCAAGCTGGCGAGCGGTGAGTACCGCACCGGTGTCGGCCTCACCGAGCCCGGCGCAGGCACCGACCTACAGGGAATCAAGACCACCGCCAAACGCGACGGTGACCACTACATCGTCAACGGTGCCAAAACCTGGATCACCAACGCTCGCCATGCCAACGTGCTGCCGGTACTCGTCAAAACCGACACGAGCACCACGCCTGCCCACAAGGGCATGAGCCTGTTGTTGATCGATACGGACACCGATGGTTTCGAGGTCCAGCGGGATATGGGCAAGCTCGGTTACAAGGGCACCGAATCGTGCGAGATTGCACTGACCGACGTACGGGTGCCGGTCGACGCCTTGCTCGGCGGCGTCGAAGGCCGTGGGTTGCAGCAGGCATTGTCCGGACTGGAAATCGGGCGCCTCAACATCGCCGGCCGAAGCGTCGGTATCGCGCAAGCCGCATACGATGCAGCGCTTGCATACGCCAAGGAACGCACCGCTTTCGGTCAGCCCATTGCCGAGTTCCAGGCCATTCAGCTCAAGATCGCCGATATCGCCACACAACTACAAGCTGCAAGGCTCATGACGTATTGGGCTGCATCACAGGCTGATTCGGGCAAGCGAGTCGACATGGAGGCCGGCATGGCCAAGTACTTCGCGTCCGAAACAGCCATCACTGCCAGCTTGGAGGCCATGCGCATACACGGTGGATACGGATACTCCACCGAGTTCGTCGTCGAGCGTTTGTACCGCGATGCACCGCTGATGGCGATCGGTGAAGGCACCAACGACATCATGCGGACAGTCATCGCCAAGTCCCTGGTTGCCGGAACGGGAGTCATCGGGTGA
- a CDS encoding MmgE/PrpD family protein produces the protein MTSAVLAAWAHGLTFSDLPETVRHATARHLLDGVGNAVAAGRLGSGAAGWAVADSLGGPAEAIPLTGTRSLSAPAAAMATAVRVHSLDFDDTHAGALVHPTVVSLPAAFAVGQQVGASGSEILTAATIGLESACRLGAVSPHGFHARGLHATGVVGPLSSALVAGYLYKLPVPQLVDALGIAGSSSSGLLEFLDTDADTKALHPGSASFNGILAARLAAAGASGPSSVLEGKRGLYAAMSSRAADFTALTDQLGDHWEATRIGIKPYPSCQLMHVTLDAVSAALDTEVDPTRIRDIEVYVHPDSIPIVCGPNAGTAAPRSTYDGKFDLPWSVAALIHDGAVTVETYTPESIARPAVLDTARIVRVTEVVSDGPAASAPGRAVITLEDGRVLDGQVAGSRGSIALPLDDSELVAKFAGNCGEHPQSRELADRLLGLADEPNLSTVLALAARVAQPN, from the coding sequence GTGACCTCGGCGGTGCTGGCGGCGTGGGCGCACGGTCTCACCTTCTCGGATCTCCCCGAGACCGTCCGTCACGCCACTGCCCGCCACCTCCTCGATGGCGTCGGAAATGCAGTGGCTGCAGGACGACTCGGCTCCGGTGCGGCCGGTTGGGCCGTGGCCGACTCGCTCGGCGGGCCCGCTGAAGCAATTCCGTTGACTGGAACACGCAGCTTGTCCGCACCTGCCGCTGCAATGGCGACAGCGGTGCGAGTACATTCCTTGGACTTCGACGACACCCATGCCGGCGCCCTCGTGCACCCCACCGTCGTGTCGTTGCCTGCGGCGTTCGCAGTCGGTCAGCAGGTGGGTGCTTCGGGATCGGAGATACTGACCGCTGCCACCATCGGTCTGGAAAGTGCATGCAGGTTGGGCGCGGTCAGTCCACATGGATTCCATGCACGCGGGCTCCACGCCACTGGTGTCGTGGGACCACTGTCCTCTGCGCTGGTCGCCGGATACCTGTACAAACTCCCCGTTCCGCAATTGGTCGACGCTCTGGGGATCGCCGGGTCGTCCAGTTCGGGACTACTCGAGTTTCTCGACACCGACGCAGACACCAAGGCATTGCATCCGGGATCGGCGAGCTTCAACGGAATCCTCGCGGCGCGACTAGCAGCGGCCGGTGCAAGCGGTCCGTCCTCGGTACTCGAAGGAAAACGTGGCCTCTATGCTGCAATGTCTTCTCGCGCAGCCGATTTCACAGCATTGACCGATCAACTCGGCGATCACTGGGAAGCGACACGCATCGGTATCAAGCCATACCCCAGTTGCCAGCTCATGCACGTGACACTCGACGCCGTCTCCGCAGCACTCGATACCGAGGTAGACCCGACCCGCATCCGCGATATCGAGGTGTACGTGCACCCGGATTCCATTCCGATCGTGTGCGGCCCGAACGCTGGAACCGCGGCTCCGCGTAGTACCTACGACGGTAAGTTCGATCTTCCCTGGAGCGTCGCCGCCCTGATACACGACGGCGCAGTCACCGTGGAGACATACACCCCCGAATCGATTGCCCGGCCTGCCGTGCTGGACACCGCACGCATCGTGCGTGTCACCGAAGTCGTGTCCGACGGTCCCGCCGCGTCGGCACCAGGTCGTGCCGTGATCACGCTCGAAGACGGCAGGGTCCTCGACGGCCAGGTTGCCGGCAGTCGAGGTTCCATCGCGCTACCCCTGGACGACAGCGAGCTTGTCGCCAAGTTCGCCGGCAACTGCGGCGAACACCCGCAATCGCGGGAGCTTGCCGACCGACTCCTCGGTCTCGCCGACGAACCGAACCTCTCCACCGTGCTCGCCCTTGCCGCTCGTGTTGCACAACCGAACTGA
- a CDS encoding CoA transferase, with the protein MRPLEDVRIISLEQYGAGPFGSLHLADLGADVIKIEDPRVGGDVGRYVPPYNEGEDSLFFETFNRNKRSLSLDLSTPSGRSVFEDLVRTSDAVYSNLRGDVPAKIGITYDDLKHLNPAIVCCSLTGFGMTGPRAKEPGYDYILQGLAGWMSVTGDPDGPPTKSGLSLVDYSGGFVAAISLLAGLHAARRDGVGGDCDVSLYDTAMSLLTYPATWHLNAGFEPVRTKNSAHPSLVPFQAFQASDGWLVVGCAKEKFWERLVVAIDRPELGTDPRFTSFALRGTNQSELLPILEEVFLSRTVDHWLSLLGPAGVPSGPINDVAQALTEPHTLARNLIVETTHPVYDTVRQVASPVNFGSEPPQYRRAPTRNEHFDEVIREQLGYDDDRVAELSASGAFGTAEQAVHP; encoded by the coding sequence ATGAGACCACTCGAAGACGTACGCATCATCTCGCTCGAGCAGTACGGCGCAGGCCCGTTCGGAAGCCTGCATCTGGCGGACCTGGGTGCCGATGTCATCAAGATCGAGGACCCCAGAGTCGGTGGCGACGTCGGCCGCTATGTCCCGCCGTACAACGAAGGCGAGGACTCGTTGTTCTTCGAGACCTTCAACCGGAACAAGCGCAGCCTCTCCCTCGACCTCTCGACACCGTCCGGTCGAAGCGTGTTCGAGGATCTCGTACGAACCAGTGACGCGGTGTACTCCAACCTCCGCGGAGATGTTCCGGCAAAGATCGGCATCACGTACGACGATCTGAAACATCTCAACCCAGCCATCGTATGCTGCAGCCTCACTGGGTTCGGCATGACCGGCCCGCGCGCGAAAGAGCCTGGCTACGACTACATTCTGCAAGGTCTTGCCGGATGGATGAGTGTCACCGGCGACCCGGATGGGCCTCCGACGAAGTCGGGTCTTTCCCTCGTGGATTACTCCGGTGGATTCGTCGCGGCGATCTCATTGTTGGCGGGCCTGCATGCAGCTCGGCGAGACGGGGTCGGTGGCGACTGCGACGTGTCCCTGTACGACACCGCGATGTCCCTGCTAACTTACCCGGCGACATGGCATCTCAACGCCGGATTCGAACCCGTGCGTACCAAGAACTCTGCGCATCCCTCTTTGGTCCCGTTCCAAGCTTTCCAGGCCAGCGACGGGTGGCTCGTCGTGGGATGCGCGAAGGAGAAGTTCTGGGAGAGATTGGTTGTTGCAATCGACAGGCCCGAACTCGGCACCGACCCCCGGTTCACGAGTTTCGCGCTACGCGGCACGAACCAGTCCGAATTGCTCCCGATACTCGAGGAGGTGTTCTTGAGCCGCACGGTCGATCACTGGCTTTCTTTGCTCGGACCGGCGGGCGTGCCATCGGGACCGATCAACGACGTCGCCCAGGCTCTCACCGAACCACACACTCTCGCAAGAAATCTGATCGTCGAGACGACCCATCCCGTCTACGACACGGTTCGCCAGGTCGCTTCACCGGTGAACTTCGGCTCCGAACCACCCCAGTATCGTCGTGCACCCACCCGCAACGAGCACTTCGACGAGGTCATCCGCGAACAGCTCGGGTACGACGACGACCGTGTCGCGGAACTCAGCGCTTCGGGCGCTTTCGGCACTGCCGAACAGGCGGTACACCCGTGA
- a CDS encoding MaoC family dehydratase encodes MATHPAVLGRFFEDYVVGDVYQHPLGRTISEADNTWITLLSMNTNQNHFNAHAASQNPITGGRILVNSGLTVAVILGISVLDMSQNAISNLSFTDIEMSNPVYVGDTLYAESICTALRLSKSRPYAGIVSMITRGLNQDGVQVISWKRSVMVATRDSGIGQNYFPEATSGPLELPATKGIEA; translated from the coding sequence ATGGCAACCCATCCGGCCGTTCTTGGGCGCTTTTTCGAGGACTACGTCGTGGGCGACGTGTATCAGCATCCCCTCGGCCGCACGATCTCCGAGGCCGACAACACGTGGATCACGTTGTTGTCGATGAATACGAACCAGAATCACTTCAACGCGCACGCCGCGTCGCAGAACCCGATAACCGGTGGCCGCATCCTCGTGAACTCCGGCTTGACCGTCGCAGTGATACTCGGCATTTCGGTTCTGGACATGAGCCAGAATGCGATTTCGAATCTGTCGTTCACCGACATCGAGATGTCGAACCCTGTCTATGTGGGCGACACGCTCTACGCGGAAAGCATCTGCACCGCACTTCGCCTTTCCAAATCACGCCCGTACGCAGGCATCGTCTCGATGATCACACGTGGTCTGAATCAGGATGGCGTTCAGGTCATTTCGTGGAAGCGTTCCGTGATGGTCGCGACCAGAGACAGCGGCATCGGCCAGAACTACTTCCCCGAAGCGACGAGCGGCCCGCTCGAACTACCGGCCACGAAAGGCATCGAGGCATGA
- a CDS encoding FadR/GntR family transcriptional regulator, whose amino-acid sequence MTDSTPSDASNKSSPAYAVLAANLRRRILSGELQPGTRLPGEAELTAEYGVGRSTIREALRSLASQNLINTTRGVTGGSFVATPSVGHISAHLETGVALMAAAETVTVDQLMEVRNLMEVPAAGIAAYRRTELHLEQLRAAIFDPEGAEGPETYTKNQEFHLVLLRATQNPLLELITAPVFRVLSSRFGRDHAPEGFWQCVDHDHRAILDVVSAGDSMTAMDLMRTHLDHLGDSYRQMDRLRTD is encoded by the coding sequence GTGACCGATTCGACGCCGAGTGACGCCTCCAACAAGAGCTCGCCGGCCTACGCGGTACTGGCAGCCAACCTTCGCCGACGAATCCTGTCCGGCGAGCTCCAACCCGGCACGAGACTCCCCGGGGAGGCGGAGTTGACCGCCGAGTACGGCGTGGGCCGAAGCACTATTCGCGAAGCTCTACGCTCTCTGGCCAGCCAAAACCTCATCAATACAACACGGGGCGTCACCGGCGGAAGCTTCGTGGCCACCCCCAGCGTCGGACACATCAGCGCACACCTCGAAACAGGTGTTGCGTTGATGGCTGCGGCTGAGACAGTCACAGTCGACCAATTGATGGAGGTGCGCAACTTGATGGAGGTGCCGGCGGCCGGTATTGCCGCCTACCGGCGCACCGAGCTGCACCTCGAACAGCTTCGAGCGGCGATCTTCGATCCCGAAGGCGCTGAGGGACCCGAGACCTATACGAAGAATCAAGAATTTCACCTGGTGCTACTGCGCGCTACCCAGAATCCATTGCTCGAACTCATCACCGCTCCGGTATTCCGCGTCTTGTCCAGCAGATTCGGGCGTGACCACGCGCCGGAGGGCTTCTGGCAATGCGTCGACCACGACCATCGCGCGATTCTCGACGTCGTTTCGGCGGGTGATTCCATGACCGCGATGGACCTGATGCGCACACACCTGGACCATCTCGGTGATTCCTACCGCCAGATGGACCGGCTGCGCACCGACTGA